Proteins from a single region of Bremerella sp. JC817:
- a CDS encoding tetratricopeptide repeat protein: MARISSYAEKEYKIFLVRPWHSPSASLYPPIMDGVEYINDVIRIMERVLGDEGFEVRVDEKVFTPGLTLRENLHREIFDADLVLCLLDGLRPNVIYELGFAYGWHQFKQKNKSATEDGKEADAPSIVCFAEKNATVLVRNLYPEPLAVPTVDGQRARILNPKLEVCKMFSDNADLLISNYDRLDLSGSLERELRKLVKAFRGAKSKQTIVRDATKSETIDPSDSSLQSQDWWQLYQEGKYVKVVNRLQKPKDFGERKVLALSLMKLGKLYESISIWNLLLEEADDDKSGGILFHLGICYYAVGEYSTAESYFRQALEANDNRAQEYLDRIGRRTQRRGPIYGETGTGTGT; this comes from the coding sequence ATGGCTCGCATTAGTTCATATGCAGAGAAAGAGTACAAGATTTTTCTAGTGCGTCCTTGGCATAGTCCGTCCGCATCGCTATATCCACCGATCATGGATGGCGTTGAATACATCAATGACGTCATCCGAATCATGGAACGAGTACTTGGCGACGAGGGATTTGAGGTAAGAGTCGACGAGAAGGTATTTACGCCAGGGCTGACACTTCGTGAAAACCTTCATCGTGAGATTTTTGACGCGGATTTAGTGCTTTGCTTGCTGGATGGATTGCGGCCAAACGTAATCTATGAACTTGGATTCGCGTATGGCTGGCACCAATTCAAACAAAAAAATAAGAGTGCGACAGAGGATGGCAAGGAAGCCGACGCTCCATCGATTGTTTGTTTCGCAGAAAAGAATGCAACCGTTCTCGTCCGCAACCTCTACCCCGAACCATTGGCGGTTCCCACGGTCGACGGACAACGAGCTAGGATTCTCAATCCGAAGCTTGAGGTATGCAAGATGTTTTCAGACAACGCTGACTTGTTGATTTCCAACTACGATCGCTTGGATCTTTCGGGAAGTCTAGAGCGAGAACTAAGAAAGTTGGTCAAGGCATTTCGCGGAGCGAAGTCGAAACAGACGATCGTTCGTGACGCGACGAAGTCGGAGACAATTGATCCTTCGGATTCGAGCCTTCAATCACAAGATTGGTGGCAACTCTACCAAGAAGGCAAATACGTGAAGGTTGTCAATCGCCTTCAAAAGCCAAAAGATTTCGGCGAACGCAAGGTCCTGGCACTTTCGCTAATGAAGCTTGGTAAGTTGTACGAATCCATCAGTATTTGGAATCTCCTGCTGGAAGAAGCGGACGACGATAAATCAGGAGGAATCCTTTTTCATCTGGGTATTTGCTATTATGCCGTCGGAGAGTATTCGACCGCCGAAAGCTATTTTCGGCAAGCCCTTGAAGCAAACGACAATCGTGCACAGGAATACCTCGACCGGATCGGAAGACGCACTCAGCGACGTGGCCCGATATACGGAGAAACCGGAACGGGAACAGGCACCTAA